The genomic interval gttagtttattttgttcactCATTAGGCTATGTCGCGAACTTACCACGAAACAATGGTGGCTATCAGACTACTGCCTCCAACCTGTACAAAGTGGTGTTACGAGGACGGGGTCGGGGCTGGCTGGTTGgcgtgctaacttcagtagacatctctgcaacgcAACATACAATGCAACTGCTGATTCTGCTGTTAATGTTAATTTCTTTAATAGCGTCAACTAAAGTTccggccatatcttacaaattgccaATTAAGCTCTGACTTGTCTACAGACACTTTGTACTTCCTGACAGTTACTGACAAAATATTTCCTGTTGCTCTATTCATTGTTATTCTGTTGTCGAATTTCATATAAGAAGAAGTTACAGAAATGTCAAGActtgctgtgttttttcaggCAAAATGGAAACTATGCACGATGGGTGGGATCATAAACGGTCCTCCAGTGGTAGATGCCATCAGGAATTTTAATTGGTCTTAATCGCTGGAGTGTTCCTCCCAACCAGAACATTCCCCCAGAGCAGGAAGGTCCGAACATTTGCACACAGACAGGACAAAAAGGTAGGTCTTTATTACATTTCGACATGAATATTTTGAAgccattatttaaaaaaaaaatgtcttttctgtTCATTTATACTTCAGTATAATGGGGATTCTGCCACTGCAGACGCCTTAAACTGCCCTCGAGCAAGACCAACATGAGCAGACAGATTACAGTTAATGTTAATGGGGGTCATTTGGCTGTCTCCTCCGCTTCCCCTAATGCAGAAGCGAGCCCAGCACATTGTGTCACACACCGACTAAAACTGTGTGTCCTTTCAAAAGGTACAGACACAATGGAAGTGAAGGTGTCTGTGGATGGTATCCCACGTGTGGTCTGTGGAGTCACAGAAGAAACAACATGCCAAGAAGTGGTCATAGCTTTGGCCCAAGCCCTGGGTAAGTGTGTCTGAGGCTCTTCATGGTTCTAAGATTTATGTTCCGACATGTTTATAGAGATGACAACCGCACTGTCATCTTTCTCTGTAGGCCAGCCTGGACGCTACACTCTACGGGAGACGTTTAAAGACTTTGAGAGATGCATGACGCCCAATGAACGCCTTCTGGAGACTCTTGAGAAGTATGGCGAGCAGGCCAGGGAGGTCCAACTCATGCTGCTCCACAACGGACCCTCAGGCTGGGATGAAATGAGCAGGACAAAGGTTGGCAGATACCAGCCCTGCCCGCCATTGAGAAGAAAAGATGCAGGCACCAGAATGCGGCGGGGCAGCGGTTCACTAGGCTTGCATCGTCGAAGCTTGCCGCCCATGTCCTGTTTAAGACAAGAGGCTGAGCAGCAAAAAGAGGACTTGAAACGGCCTAAAAGGAAGTCTCTGACGCTCATGGAGGAGGCCTGGGAATGGCTGGAGAGTCTGGGTAAAGGCAAGGTCTACAGCACGGCTTGTGATAAGGAAAGCAGCAAGAGGACTGATAAAAGGAATCGAATCTCTTTGGATGTTTCTCTCGCTTTCGACAAAGATAACTCCGGTTGGAGCAGTAGAAGCAAAGTGAGAGGTCAGAAGAGTTTGAAGTCAGACCTGGATCAACAGACATCCTGCTGCATGGGAAGTCCGGCAAGGGGTAAAGAAAGCAAACACGGCAAGAAAACTCAAGAGGCAAAATTGGATGACCTGTCCAGCTCATGCTGTGCTACAACCGAAGATGAGAAAAATAGTCTCAGAGAAACAATAATATTTCAGCTCGGCTGTCTGCAGGATTTACAGGCCCAGATAGCGCACATAGACAAACAGATTTTTGAGCTCGAGGAAAAACAGAGGGCCAAAAAATCTGTGCAGGAAGCCCAGCAGAGGATGGCTGAAGAGGAGATGGAGCAGATCAAGTTTTGGGAGAATGAATTAAAGGCTGAGGAAGGTTACGAGAAGGATTTGCATGGTCAATTCCTTGAGATGAGGGCAAAGGCTGTGGAGTGCAAGCACAAACTGGAGGATTACAGGCACAAAATGCAGGGGCTAGATTTCTTTGCATCTCAAAATGTTGCTCAGGAGGATTCGGAGACAACTTCAAAAGTTGGTGCAAGTGCAACCGCCACTGGAACTTGGCGACAATCTGATCCAGATCGGGATGTAAATATTAACAGGAAGTCCCTGCCCAGAGAAGGCTTACAGCCTCCTGATGCTCTAGTTCCTCCCGGCCAGATAAAGGAGCGACGGCCCACAGGTCCCACCGAGCTGAGGGAGTGGTGGTCCCGCTGGTCTCAGGCCCAAGGCTCTCAAACACAGACTAAACAGAAGGTGATTCATCGCTCCGAGCTCACCATATATCTGGGCAGTACCAAGGTTTAGAATCATATTAACCAAGGTCACAAATACGAAGTCAGTAAATATAGACGCTTTACTGAACACCAATACTGGTATTTTCATGCAGGATACTGATACTTGTGGTTTACCTCGTTTTGAGTGTTTGAATCCAATTCTTACTGCTGTTCGTGTGTTTAGAATGGAGCAACAGGCACCATGGTTCCACATTAGCAGAGTCTTCACTTAACTTTAACTAGTCATGCAAGGGGGGCCCCCTGGTGGTTAAATGGGTTCCATATAAGAAAGGGGCCCCTTCGATCCACAGTGGGAACTAGTGCAGATAAGCTGAAGTCAAAATCTGCTGCCAAGTGTGTCCATAACGtaattctttgttttgtgttttttttttttttttacataccaCCTTTGTACATATTTCACTTTAACCCACAGTGAAACTAAATTCACAAACTTCAATGTTACATTGTACATTTGATTATATATAATTACATCTGCAGACACGATTCCTTGCCCTTGCTCACCAAAGTTAAAGTGTGGAATATATTGTACATCTTATACTCATAATGGAAGCGAGGGAAACCAAAAGGAGACTACCACTGCCTTTGCTTCGTAtgaattcaaaatgtaattttgacTAGCAGACGGCATTCATCTGGGAATATTGCCCAAGAACTTTTCAAAATTAGTTTCATGCTGGAGGACTGTGCCTCCAAGGACTCGAGCAAGGAATTAGCCTGCGAGAAAATGGACTGgaatctgtgtctgtgttgttacTCATAACAACCATGTACCTCAAGACAGCCTTCATAAAGTATCCATATTGGGACTACTGGACTGAAAGCTTTGAATGAGCTTCATCTCTGGTGAATTTGTACAGTCAGCTGTTGAGAGGCTATTGTTAGCATCTCCCTGTGGAGGACTCAACCATGCACATGCACTCGGCATAGACTGTCTTTTACGAAAAGGTTATTTCTTCCTCTCAAGTGAACAGTGAGTGCAAGCTTGGTCCACACAATACAATTGTTTTCAcaataatgtgttttgaagTCTTTTTATTCACTCTTAAAGCAGACTTTCCACCTCTCTGAAATAAAAGACAATTACAAAACAGCTCATGATTTTCATAAAACTTTAATTCAATTGTTTCATTCAAGACCATTAACAAAAGTACATGAGAACCTCTGTACGTAGCTCAACTGAAACCCAGTGATCTCCAAAGTTGAAATTAATTGTTGTAACTTAATGTGCAGAGGCACAACAGCTCACCCACTATGTCTCAAGAGCACATTGACCGATATCCTGATTCTTAAtgcttttttaaatctttttttattttatttaattttttttagacTGAATTTCTAATACTTTGCCTTTCACCTTCAAGTTAAATTTGTTTCATTATATCTGAAGTTTGAACTTTCACtaagaaaaaaagcacacattACATACAGTATAGTTCAACCCACAGGTTTGGGATGCATATCAGTATTATTTCTACTAGAAAAGAAAACCACCCTAAGATTGTTCTGAATATTCTGGCGGTTGGCTGGGAACAGAGGATACatctaattttgtttttttctttttttttcattttgcttggAGTTTTTAGGCACCTTATTCTTACTTAATTCAATATTAGCAGATTGAGTTTCaatggaaaaaaagcaaaaatatgtgcaagaaaaaaaaaaaaaaaaaacatagtatAAAAGAACTGCAGATATAAGATGCCACAGGGAAT from Sparus aurata chromosome 7, fSpaAur1.1, whole genome shotgun sequence carries:
- the rassf11 gene encoding ras association domain-containing protein 8, producing the protein MEVKVSVDGIPRVVCGVTEETTCQEVVIALAQALGQPGRYTLRETFKDFERCMTPNERLLETLEKYGEQAREVQLMLLHNGPSGWDEMSRTKVGRYQPCPPLRRKDAGTRMRRGSGSLGLHRRSLPPMSCLRQEAEQQKEDLKRPKRKSLTLMEEAWEWLESLGKGKVYSTACDKESSKRTDKRNRISLDVSLAFDKDNSGWSSRSKVRGQKSLKSDLDQQTSCCMGSPARGKESKHGKKTQEAKLDDLSSSCCATTEDEKNSLRETIIFQLGCLQDLQAQIAHIDKQIFELEEKQRAKKSVQEAQQRMAEEEMEQIKFWENELKAEEGYEKDLHGQFLEMRAKAVECKHKLEDYRHKMQGLDFFASQNVAQEDSETTSKVGASATATGTWRQSDPDRDVNINRKSLPREGLQPPDALVPPGQIKERRPTGPTELREWWSRWSQAQGSQTQTKQKVIHRSELTIYLGSTKV